The sequence below is a genomic window from Candidatus Methanoplasma termitum.
AGGAGGCTCATACCACCCCTCTCTTATCCACCTCAACGCCTTTTCCGTCTGAGGAGTTTCGGCTGAAGTGTGGCATTTTCTGCAGCGATAGCCCTTTCCCTTTCCGATGGATTCCATTGTCCTTCCACAGCTCTGGCATATCGGGTTTGAGACCTTTTCATACTTATCTGAGACCCCGAGGACATGTACCTTCTCCGCATTGAGGGTCCTGGGCTCTTCTCGGAGTTCACCCATCACTCCGATCGTGTCGCCCTCCGACAGGTTATCAAAGAGATATCGGAACTCTTTTGACGGCTCGTATGCGCCGACCGTTATTCTGCCGTATCTCGTGTCCATATCTGTCAACACATGTCCTCCGGAGATGTGCCGGCTCTTGACGATCCGTCCTTCGACATAGTAGGATCGGTTCGGGATCAATTCTTCCGCCCCATATATTATGTGGTCGTCTGTCCCCTGATTGGTCAGGAATACCATCCATCTCTCAATGGGTTCGCTGTTGATTATTTCCTTGCCTTTCATAAGCTCTGAAGGGTCATTTCCGCGAAGACCGTACATTATCGGGCATGGTGTCCCGGGAACCATTGCAACCTTCTCCGTCCTTTCTTCCCAGCTGTTGAAAGTCGACGGCAGAACCCTGTCGGCCTCCCTTATCGATAATGGGTCGAAGATGCGTTCGGTGCCCCATCTTGCCTCCGGCCTGTACGTCAACAATTCTAATGTGCTGGCTCTTGGCCTCCACGCCATCCCGCAAGCTGCGCCGATTATCCCTCTTCCGCACCCGGCCTCGAATTTGAATGCACCTATCCGCTCTATCTCGTCTTCGACCGCACTCTTGTCCAATATCGTCCTGACCCCTTTCCAATACAAAGACGGGTTAGGCTTCCTTCTGCTTACGATCAGGCCGGTATCGGAGTCCGGCTCTCTGCGCCGATCTATTACGGGAATGATTCGGTCAAGGATGTGGTCTTCTTCCGGTTCGTATGATGTCGCACTCTCAAAACAGAATATGTCCCTGCCGGATATGCTGCCTACCGGCGTCTTCTTTCCTCTCCCCTTACCGAACCTCATTGACAGTGAGGCGTTGCCCCGCGTCTTCC
It includes:
- a CDS encoding tRNA(Ile)(2)-agmatinylcytidine synthase, translated to MTGMYVAVDDTDSLRGNCTTFLATEILSVLSKEMDLIGYPRLIRLNPAVPWKTRGNASLSMRFGKGRGKKTPVGSISGRDIFCFESATSYEPEEDHILDRIIPVIDRRREPDSDTGLIVSRRKPNPSLYWKGVRTILDKSAVEDEIERIGAFKFEAGCGRGIIGAACGMAWRPRASTLELLTYRPEARWGTERIFDPLSIREADRVLPSTFNSWEERTEKVAMVPGTPCPIMYGLRGNDPSELMKGKEIINSEPIERWMVFLTNQGTDDHIIYGAEELIPNRSYYVEGRIVKSRHISGGHVLTDMDTRYGRITVGAYEPSKEFRYLFDNLSEGDTIGVMGELREEPRTLNAEKVHVLGVSDKYEKVSNPICQSCGRTMESIGKGKGYRCRKCHTSAETPQTEKALRWIREGWYEPPAAARRHLSKPLKMTGTEPPLEFVNMRM